One Williamsia phyllosphaerae DNA segment encodes these proteins:
- a CDS encoding phosphatase PAP2 family protein, which translates to MSTADTSRDLTDPSSESAKTTATTTGDDARLRALESDLVRSRFNVLSTVVKYMSQPRWWVELLLIGGLYAIYSAIRNSVGEVADKAFANGYELLRIEDAWHIALERPLNEWVHNTPIVADVVALQYATLHFIVTPGVLIWLFFRRKPHYRKVSAVLITTTVLALIGFYWYPTAPPRLLTTEGFVDIMSQTASWGWWPESGTPGSDAISNQYAAMPSLHCAWAAWCGLTLFFLARRMWVRILGLIYPFTTFFVVMGSGNHFILDVLAGLATLAAGASVVFGVRWLWIARVRRRRAGAATLE; encoded by the coding sequence ATGTCGACCGCTGATACCTCGCGCGATCTGACGGACCCGTCCTCGGAGTCTGCGAAGACCACCGCGACCACCACCGGAGACGACGCCCGGCTACGCGCCCTCGAGTCAGACCTCGTCCGTTCGCGCTTCAACGTCCTCTCGACCGTCGTGAAGTACATGTCCCAGCCGCGCTGGTGGGTCGAACTGCTCCTCATCGGTGGGCTCTACGCGATCTACTCGGCCATCCGCAACAGCGTCGGCGAGGTCGCCGACAAGGCCTTCGCCAACGGCTACGAGCTCCTGCGCATCGAGGACGCCTGGCACATCGCCCTGGAGCGACCGCTCAACGAGTGGGTGCACAACACCCCGATCGTCGCCGATGTGGTCGCGCTGCAGTACGCGACGCTGCACTTCATCGTGACCCCGGGTGTTCTCATCTGGCTGTTCTTCCGTCGAAAGCCGCACTACCGCAAGGTCAGTGCCGTGCTGATCACCACCACGGTGCTCGCGCTGATCGGGTTCTACTGGTACCCGACGGCACCGCCCCGGCTGCTCACCACCGAGGGCTTCGTCGACATCATGAGCCAGACCGCGTCGTGGGGTTGGTGGCCGGAATCGGGCACCCCGGGCTCCGACGCGATCTCCAACCAGTACGCGGCGATGCCGTCGCTGCACTGCGCGTGGGCCGCGTGGTGCGGACTCACACTGTTCTTCCTCGCGCGCCGCATGTGGGTGCGCATCCTCGGTCTCATCTACCCCTTCACCACGTTCTTCGTCGTGATGGGCTCGGGGAACCACTTCATCCTCGACGTCCTCGCGGGTCTGGCCACGCTGGCCGCGGGCGCGAGTGTCGTGTTCGGCGTCCGATGGTTGTGGATCGCACGGGTCCGACGCCGACGTGCGGGTGCGGCGACGCTCGAATGA
- the aroQ gene encoding type II 3-dehydroquinate dehydratase: protein MSTHRVLLLNGPNLNMLGVRQPEVYGAASLADVEALAQRTASELGLTVSARQTNHEGEMLEWIHAARGEFDAIVINPGGWTHTSVALRDALVIPDVPVIEVHISNVAAREEFRHTSYVSGIAAAVIAGCGVQGYEFALRRVVHLLDGQ from the coding sequence ATGTCCACGCATCGGGTGTTGCTCCTCAACGGGCCCAACCTCAACATGCTCGGGGTTCGGCAGCCCGAGGTCTACGGCGCCGCCTCACTGGCCGACGTGGAGGCGCTGGCGCAGCGCACGGCGTCGGAGCTGGGGCTGACGGTCTCGGCGCGCCAGACCAACCACGAGGGCGAGATGCTCGAGTGGATCCACGCCGCCCGCGGGGAGTTCGACGCGATCGTGATCAACCCGGGTGGGTGGACGCACACGTCGGTGGCCCTGCGCGACGCGTTGGTGATCCCCGACGTGCCGGTGATCGAGGTGCACATCAGCAACGTCGCCGCCCGCGAGGAGTTCCGCCACACCTCCTATGTGTCGGGCATCGCGGCCGCGGTCATCGCCGGCTGCGGGGTGCAGGGCTACGAGTTCGCGCTGCGCCGGGTCGTACATCTGCTCGACGGACAGTGA
- a CDS encoding arabinosyltransferase domain-containing protein, whose translation MTGESVPTETPERPARSRADRIRIAKIVAIVAGLLGFILALATPLLPVKQTTAQINWPQVTSATQQIGSVSAPLISYVPIDVEISVPCSAIGQLGTTGQSVLVSTTPKDAPKAVERGLFIRTTGKATDPPTQRSVEVVVRNVPLVSASLAQIQSQNCQRIDVTATSDAVTASFVGMTDDDGAPLTGSTSDGDQRPQLTGIYTDLTTTAGQVDGLKAHATIDSRYSTGSTVIKWTAIIVGVIATLVALAALSVLDGTDGRRHRRFLPARWWRFNPRDAVVVGGLIVWHFVGANTSDDGYLLTMSRVAEHAHYTANYYRWYGAPEAPFGWYYQVFGWLAHVTTASPWMRLPALLCGILVWLIISHEILPRLGRAAITNRLVPWTAAFVFMASWFPFNNGLRPEPIICLGALLTWCSVERAIATGRTLPAAIACTVGAFSLAAGPTGLMAVAALIAGGRPMVMSIVKRSKVIQGDPKESGAFSRGRLVAYLAMIAPVLAAGTFVIFVVFSNLTLTAFVQASKMKTALGPSLSWYNEINRYSALFEFSANGSVGRRFAVLIMFVGLLVSATMLFRKNRIPGTAVGPTRRIVGITFASLIFLMFTPTKWTHHFGVFAGLAAALAAIAVISMSAHAMRSRRNRTLVTALILFVTGLSFTGPNAYFYISNYGVPYGSQPVRLGVALGSLLLYASVLTLILAGWFHLRDPYRAPAPERPAPTGWRSVCAAPLLVIGLLLVAFEISTASVSGINQSGSFSVPTSNFDALAGKPCSMADKVLVEPNPNAGLLTPIDRRSPDPLAGPAPAGTEESPAQTSGFTPNGLPMTLDSAASADSLGVLSSNVAASPDVLTNNTGGTGGGENDQPGINGSTAKLPFGLDPATTPVLGSYSTTDQVPARLTSSWYRLPAKTANTPLVTMAVAGNYDGKDLKLEYSTDPVRSDGTSRDTDFTSAGDVEMIDPGPSPSWRNLRVYRSSFPADTTAVRIVAKDENLASDRFIVVSPPRVPELETLQSLVGSSAPVQIDWTSGLAFPCQRPFDHSDGVAEIPQWRIMPGADLSAAVSAWQDSFGGGPLGWIEVALDSTTVPSYLTNDIGRDWGSLLRYEPFNDTTRLAQLELGTATRSGLWSPSPIRY comes from the coding sequence GTGACGGGCGAATCCGTTCCGACGGAGACCCCCGAACGTCCAGCACGGTCACGGGCCGACCGGATCCGCATCGCCAAGATCGTCGCGATCGTCGCCGGGTTGCTCGGCTTCATCCTGGCCCTGGCCACCCCGCTGCTGCCCGTGAAGCAGACCACCGCACAGATCAACTGGCCGCAGGTCACCTCGGCGACGCAGCAGATCGGGTCGGTCTCCGCGCCGCTCATCAGCTACGTCCCCATCGACGTCGAGATCTCCGTGCCGTGTTCGGCCATCGGTCAACTCGGCACCACCGGCCAGTCCGTCCTGGTGTCCACCACGCCCAAGGACGCCCCCAAGGCGGTCGAGCGCGGTCTGTTCATCCGGACCACCGGCAAGGCCACCGACCCGCCGACGCAGCGGTCGGTGGAGGTCGTGGTCCGCAACGTCCCGCTGGTGAGCGCATCGCTGGCGCAGATCCAGTCGCAGAACTGTCAGCGCATCGACGTCACGGCCACCTCCGACGCGGTCACCGCCTCATTCGTCGGGATGACCGATGACGACGGCGCCCCGCTGACCGGCTCGACCTCCGACGGTGACCAGCGCCCGCAGCTCACCGGCATCTACACCGACCTGACGACCACCGCGGGCCAGGTCGACGGGCTGAAGGCACACGCCACCATCGATTCGCGCTACTCCACCGGCTCGACGGTCATCAAGTGGACCGCGATCATCGTCGGCGTCATCGCGACCCTCGTGGCGCTCGCGGCGTTGAGCGTCCTCGACGGCACCGACGGCCGCCGACACCGCCGCTTCCTCCCGGCCCGGTGGTGGCGGTTCAACCCACGCGACGCGGTCGTCGTCGGCGGCCTGATCGTCTGGCACTTCGTCGGCGCCAACACCTCCGACGACGGCTACCTGCTGACGATGTCGCGGGTCGCCGAGCACGCGCACTACACGGCCAACTACTACCGCTGGTACGGCGCACCCGAGGCACCGTTCGGCTGGTACTACCAGGTCTTCGGCTGGCTGGCCCACGTCACCACCGCCAGCCCGTGGATGCGCCTGCCCGCGCTGCTGTGCGGGATCCTGGTGTGGCTCATCATCTCCCACGAGATCCTCCCCCGCCTCGGACGCGCGGCGATCACCAACCGCCTCGTCCCGTGGACCGCGGCGTTCGTGTTCATGGCCTCGTGGTTCCCGTTCAACAACGGTCTGCGCCCCGAGCCGATCATCTGCCTCGGCGCCCTGCTGACCTGGTGCTCGGTCGAACGCGCCATCGCCACCGGCCGCACACTGCCCGCCGCCATCGCCTGCACCGTGGGCGCATTCAGCCTCGCCGCCGGACCGACCGGCCTGATGGCCGTCGCCGCGCTCATCGCGGGCGGCCGACCGATGGTGATGTCGATCGTCAAGCGCAGCAAGGTGATCCAGGGTGACCCGAAGGAATCGGGGGCGTTCTCCCGGGGACGGCTCGTCGCCTACCTGGCGATGATCGCCCCGGTGCTCGCCGCGGGCACCTTCGTCATCTTCGTGGTCTTCTCCAACCTGACCCTCACCGCGTTCGTGCAGGCATCGAAGATGAAGACCGCGCTCGGACCGTCGCTGAGCTGGTACAACGAGATCAACCGATACTCGGCACTGTTCGAGTTCTCGGCCAACGGATCGGTCGGGCGCCGCTTCGCGGTGCTGATCATGTTCGTCGGCCTGCTCGTCTCGGCGACGATGCTGTTCCGCAAGAACCGGATCCCCGGTACCGCTGTCGGCCCGACGCGCCGGATCGTCGGCATCACGTTCGCGTCGCTGATCTTCCTCATGTTCACGCCCACCAAGTGGACACACCACTTCGGCGTGTTCGCCGGACTGGCCGCCGCACTGGCCGCCATCGCGGTGATCTCGATGAGCGCCCACGCCATGCGGTCACGCCGCAACCGCACCCTGGTGACCGCTCTCATCCTCTTCGTGACCGGCCTGTCGTTCACCGGCCCCAACGCGTACTTCTACATCTCCAACTACGGCGTTCCCTACGGCTCACAGCCGGTACGCCTCGGCGTCGCGCTCGGCAGCCTGCTGCTCTACGCGAGCGTCCTGACGCTGATCCTGGCCGGCTGGTTCCACCTCCGCGACCCCTATCGAGCGCCCGCGCCGGAGCGCCCGGCCCCCACCGGCTGGCGCAGCGTCTGCGCCGCCCCGTTGTTGGTGATCGGTCTGCTGCTCGTGGCCTTCGAGATCTCCACCGCGTCGGTGTCCGGCATCAACCAGAGCGGTTCGTTCTCGGTGCCGACCTCCAACTTCGACGCCCTCGCGGGCAAGCCGTGCTCGATGGCCGACAAGGTTCTCGTCGAACCGAACCCGAACGCCGGTCTGCTCACGCCGATCGACCGCCGCAGTCCCGACCCTCTCGCCGGACCGGCCCCCGCCGGGACCGAGGAGAGCCCGGCCCAGACCAGCGGCTTCACCCCCAACGGTCTGCCGATGACCCTGGATTCCGCGGCGAGCGCCGACTCCCTGGGCGTGCTGAGCTCGAACGTGGCGGCATCCCCCGACGTGCTGACCAACAACACCGGCGGCACCGGCGGCGGCGAGAACGACCAGCCCGGCATCAACGGCAGCACCGCGAAGCTGCCGTTCGGGCTCGACCCGGCGACCACCCCCGTCCTGGGCAGCTACTCGACCACCGACCAGGTCCCCGCGCGACTGACATCGTCCTGGTACCGCCTGCCCGCCAAGACGGCGAACACGCCGCTGGTGACGATGGCCGTCGCCGGCAACTACGACGGCAAGGACCTGAAGCTCGAGTACAGCACCGACCCCGTCCGGTCCGACGGCACCAGCCGCGACACCGACTTCACCTCCGCGGGTGACGTGGAGATGATCGATCCCGGGCCGAGCCCGTCGTGGCGCAACCTGCGGGTCTACCGCAGCTCGTTCCCCGCCGACACCACCGCGGTGCGCATCGTCGCCAAGGACGAGAACCTGGCCTCGGACCGCTTCATCGTGGTCAGCCCGCCCCGGGTGCCCGAGCTGGAGACCCTGCAGTCACTGGTCGGCAGTTCCGCGCCGGTTCAGATCGACTGGACCTCCGGGTTGGCGTTCCCGTGCCAGCGGCCGTTCGACCACAGCGACGGCGTGGCCGAGATCCCGCAGTGGCGGATCATGCCCGGCGCCGACCTGTCCGCAGCGGTCTCGGCGTGGCAGGACTCGTTCGGCGGTGGCCCGCTCGGGTGGATCGAGGTCGCACTCGACTCGACGACCGTTCCGAGCTACCTGACCAACGACATCGGTCGTGACTGGGGCTCGCTCCTGCGCTACGAGCCGTTCAACGACACGACCCGGCTTGCGCAGCTGGAACTGGGTACCGCCACCAGGTCCGGCCTGTGGAGCCCGTCACCGATCCGCTACTGA